Proteins from one Prevotella sp. E2-28 genomic window:
- a CDS encoding 3-phosphoglycerate dehydrogenase, with the protein MKVLVATEKPFAAAAVNGIKAEIEAAGNELALLEKYTEKAQLLDAVKDADALIIRSDKVDAEVLDAAKQLKIVVRAGAGYDNIDLAAATAHNVVAENTPGQNANAVAELVFGLLVFAVRNFYNGKAGTELMGKKLGILAFGNVGRNVARIAKGFGMDVYAYDAFCPAEVIEKAGVHAVANQEALFEQCDVVSLHIPATPETKQSINYALVGKMKKGGILVNTARKEVINEPELIKLMAEREDLKFVTDIMPDANDEFAKFEGRYFSTPKKMGAQTAEANTNAGIAAAKQINAFFKDGDTKFQVNK; encoded by the coding sequence ATGAAAGTTTTAGTTGCAACAGAGAAACCTTTCGCAGCAGCTGCTGTGAATGGTATCAAAGCAGAGATTGAAGCAGCAGGCAACGAACTGGCTCTGCTGGAGAAATATACAGAGAAGGCACAGCTGCTCGACGCTGTGAAGGATGCTGATGCGCTGATTATCCGTTCGGATAAGGTTGACGCTGAGGTACTCGATGCTGCTAAGCAGTTGAAAATTGTGGTACGTGCAGGCGCTGGTTATGACAACATTGACCTTGCTGCTGCTACTGCTCACAATGTAGTAGCCGAGAATACTCCTGGTCAGAATGCCAATGCGGTGGCTGAGCTCGTGTTCGGTCTGCTCGTATTTGCCGTTCGTAATTTCTACAATGGTAAGGCAGGTACAGAGTTGATGGGCAAGAAGCTGGGTATCCTGGCATTCGGTAATGTGGGTCGTAACGTGGCTCGTATTGCCAAGGGCTTCGGAATGGACGTTTACGCTTACGATGCTTTCTGTCCTGCAGAGGTTATCGAGAAGGCTGGCGTACATGCTGTGGCTAATCAGGAGGCTCTTTTTGAACAGTGCGACGTTGTTTCACTCCACATCCCTGCAACTCCAGAGACTAAGCAGAGCATTAACTACGCTTTGGTTGGTAAGATGAAGAAGGGTGGTATCCTGGTCAACACTGCTCGTAAGGAAGTTATCAATGAGCCAGAACTGATTAAGTTGATGGCTGAGCGTGAGGACCTGAAGTTCGTTACTGACATCATGCCAGATGCTAACGATGAGTTCGCTAAGTTCGAGGGTCGCTACTTCTCAACTCCTAAGAAGATGGGTGCTCAGACCGCAGAGGCTAACACCAATGCTGGTATTGCTGCTGCAAAGCAGATTAACGCATTCTTCAAGGATGGCGACACAAAATTCCAGGTAAATAAGTAA
- a CDS encoding DUF5606 domain-containing protein, which produces MQQTILAIAGKPGLYKLVSRGKNNLIVEALDATHRRQPAFGSDRITSLNDIAMFTDEEDIALTEVLENMKNLEGGKKSSVDYKKASGDELREYFAKILPNFDRERVQNSHIKKLIQWYNILIENGISDFKQPEPEEAKEEENK; this is translated from the coding sequence ATGCAACAGACTATTTTAGCAATTGCCGGCAAGCCCGGACTCTACAAACTTGTATCACGCGGAAAGAACAATCTTATCGTTGAAGCTCTTGACGCCACACATCGTCGTCAGCCTGCTTTTGGCTCGGACCGTATTACGTCACTGAACGATATTGCCATGTTTACTGACGAAGAAGACATTGCCCTCACTGAAGTTCTTGAGAACATGAAGAACCTGGAAGGCGGCAAGAAGTCTAGCGTTGATTATAAGAAAGCCAGCGGTGATGAGCTACGTGAATACTTTGCAAAAATCCTGCCTAACTTCGACCGTGAGCGTGTACAGAACAGCCACATCAAGAAGCTGATTCAGTGGTATAACATTCTCATTGAGAACGGCATCTCTGATTTCAAACAGCCCGAGCCAGAAGAGGCTAAGGAAGAGGAAAACAAGTAA
- the coaE gene encoding dephospho-CoA kinase (Dephospho-CoA kinase (CoaE) performs the final step in coenzyme A biosynthesis.): MKIAITGGIGSGKSYVCRLFEKHGISIYDCDAAAKRLMRTSPTLQQQLTALIGSETYNSEGQLNKAEVARFLLQSDENAKAIDAIVHPAVAHDFQESGYEWMECAILFESGFHQLVNKVIVVTAPEDIRIQRVMQRDNISREKALEWIHKQWPQNMVRERADYEIINDGRPLEPQIERIIDSL, encoded by the coding sequence ATGAAGATAGCTATTACAGGAGGTATCGGTAGTGGGAAGAGCTACGTATGCAGGCTGTTTGAAAAGCACGGCATCAGCATCTACGACTGTGATGCAGCAGCCAAGCGTCTGATGCGCACATCCCCTACCCTGCAACAGCAACTCACTGCATTGATTGGTTCTGAAACCTATAATTCTGAGGGGCAGCTCAACAAAGCAGAGGTGGCACGTTTTCTTCTACAGTCAGACGAAAACGCCAAAGCTATTGATGCCATCGTTCACCCTGCAGTAGCGCATGACTTTCAGGAAAGTGGTTACGAGTGGATGGAATGTGCCATACTGTTTGAATCGGGTTTCCATCAACTGGTAAATAAGGTCATTGTGGTCACAGCACCAGAGGATATCCGTATTCAGCGTGTCATGCAGCGCGATAATATTTCACGCGAGAAAGCCCTTGAGTGGATTCACAAGCAGTGGCCTCAGAACATGGTTAGGGAAAGAGCTGACTATGAAATCATTAATGACGGACGCCCACTGGAACCGCAAATAGAGAGAATAATAGATTCATTATAA
- a CDS encoding YbbR-like domain-containing protein translates to MMTLNETYEKEVEFTVRYVNVPQNAVLTSGETDSVIVNISDKGFSLFAFIYSEDQHTIYVDFAKYASTDGTGTVPALELQRQMELMLPASAKITSIKTEKLVFYYNNGERKKVPVRWRGHLSTSSHYFISKTIIQPDSVTVFASHEKLDSIHYIYTEELNYSDIRDTLIVRSGLQHLKGVKVVPGNVKINILTDVLTEETIDSVSIVGINMPPGKVLRTFPSRISVKVVTGMKNYKVISPSDIIVVADYEQFKDNTSDKCPIQIKQLPDGVSKASLSVYQVDYLIEEQ, encoded by the coding sequence ATGATGACGCTGAACGAAACCTACGAGAAGGAGGTGGAATTTACCGTCCGCTATGTCAATGTGCCGCAGAATGCAGTACTCACATCGGGTGAAACCGACAGTGTCATTGTGAATATTAGCGACAAGGGATTCAGCCTTTTTGCCTTTATCTATTCCGAAGATCAGCACACCATTTACGTGGACTTTGCAAAATACGCTTCAACAGACGGAACTGGCACGGTACCAGCACTAGAATTGCAACGTCAGATGGAACTCATGCTGCCTGCGTCAGCAAAGATTACGAGCATCAAGACAGAAAAACTGGTATTCTATTATAATAATGGTGAGAGGAAAAAAGTGCCTGTAAGATGGCGTGGTCATCTCAGCACAAGTTCCCACTATTTTATTTCGAAGACCATCATTCAGCCTGATAGCGTCACTGTTTTTGCATCACATGAGAAGCTAGACAGCATTCATTACATTTACACTGAGGAACTGAATTACTCTGACATTCGTGACACGCTGATTGTCAGAAGTGGTTTGCAGCACTTGAAAGGTGTGAAGGTCGTGCCGGGAAATGTTAAGATCAACATTCTGACAGATGTTCTGACAGAAGAGACCATTGACAGTGTTTCTATTGTGGGCATCAACATGCCACCAGGTAAGGTATTACGCACATTCCCCTCAAGAATCTCGGTAAAGGTAGTCACAGGCATGAAGAATTACAAGGTCATCTCGCCTAGCGATATTATTGTAGTGGCCGACTATGAGCAGTTCAAGGACAATACGTCAGATAAATGTCCTATCCAGATAAAGCAGTTACCAGATGGTGTCTCAAAGGCATCTCTCAGTGTGTATCAGGTGGACTATCTGATAGAGGAGCAATAA
- the yajC gene encoding preprotein translocase subunit YajC — protein MINFLLQAEGNPGGNSMMMTIIMFGSIFAIMYFFMIRPQQKQRKEIQKFQNELKEGTPVVTGGGIYGTVSKIDLASGKIDIKIARDVIITVDKGYVFKDATSGMPQK, from the coding sequence ATGATTAATTTCTTATTACAAGCCGAAGGCAATCCTGGTGGTAATAGCATGATGATGACCATTATCATGTTTGGTTCCATCTTTGCTATTATGTATTTCTTCATGATCCGTCCTCAGCAGAAACAGCGCAAGGAGATTCAGAAGTTTCAGAATGAACTGAAAGAGGGTACTCCCGTTGTAACGGGTGGCGGTATCTATGGTACTGTATCAAAGATTGACCTGGCTTCAGGAAAAATCGACATCAAGATTGCTCGCGATGTCATTATCACCGTTGACAAAGGCTACGTATTTAAGGATGCCACTTCTGGCATGCCTCAGAAGTAA
- the nusB gene encoding transcription antitermination factor NusB: MINREIIRIKIVQLTYAYYQNGNKNIDTAEKELFFSLSKAYDLYNHLLSLIVAITREAQRRQEVLQAKALREGTPAPSTKFTSNRFALQLESNIQLGEFMETQKRNWSDYPEFVGKLFEQIEQSQVYQEYMADSEDSYAADRELWRKLYRVFIQDNTDLDSLLEEQSLYWNDDKDVVDTFVLKTIKRFEEKNGDKQELLPEYDSEEEKDYARKLFRATILNANDYQHMMTEASQNWDFSRLAYMDVIIMQIAIAEMLTFPSIPINVTINEFVELAKFYSTPRSAGYINGMLDAIARHLIKTGKLFKQMEQK, translated from the coding sequence ATGATTAATAGAGAAATCATTAGAATTAAGATTGTTCAGTTAACCTACGCATACTATCAAAATGGTAACAAGAACATTGACACTGCCGAGAAAGAACTTTTCTTCAGTCTTTCTAAAGCCTATGACTTGTACAACCATCTACTTTCATTGATAGTTGCCATTACAAGGGAAGCACAACGCCGTCAGGAAGTTCTGCAAGCAAAGGCCCTGCGCGAAGGGACCCCTGCCCCATCTACAAAATTCACAAGTAACCGTTTTGCTCTGCAACTGGAAAGCAACATACAGTTGGGAGAATTTATGGAAACACAAAAACGTAATTGGTCTGACTACCCCGAGTTTGTTGGAAAACTGTTTGAGCAGATTGAGCAGAGTCAGGTGTATCAGGAATACATGGCTGACAGCGAAGACAGCTATGCGGCTGATCGTGAGTTGTGGAGAAAGCTGTACCGAGTTTTCATTCAGGACAATACCGACCTTGACTCACTTCTGGAAGAACAAAGTCTCTACTGGAATGATGACAAGGATGTCGTTGACACATTCGTACTGAAGACTATCAAGCGTTTTGAGGAAAAGAACGGCGACAAGCAGGAGTTGCTGCCCGAATACGACTCTGAGGAAGAGAAAGACTATGCACGCAAACTCTTCAGAGCCACTATACTTAATGCTAATGATTATCAGCACATGATGACAGAAGCTTCTCAGAATTGGGACTTCTCCCGTCTGGCCTACATGGATGTTATCATCATGCAAATTGCCATTGCAGAGATGCTCACATTCCCCAGCATCCCCATCAACGTAACTATCAACGAGTTCGTTGAGCTGGCTAAGTTCTACTCTACGCCACGCAGTGCCGGCTATATCAATGGTATGCTCGATGCCATAGCACGCCACCTGATTAAAACAGGCAAACTGTTTAAGCAAATGGAACAGAAATAA
- a CDS encoding 50S ribosomal protein L25/general stress protein Ctc, with product MKEIAINGQKREITGKKASKMIRKEGLVPCNLYGEKKGENGQPEAMSFTATFAELRKAVYTPHVFVVNLNIDGKEHKAIIKELQFHPTTDALLHADFYEVNETKEITVGIPVKLNGLAEGVRNGGKLNLSIRKIDVTAPYKQIPEILNVDVTNLGLGKAIKVGELSFDGLKLATPAQVVVCSVKETRASKAAAAAAE from the coding sequence ATGAAAGAAATCGCAATCAATGGCCAGAAGCGTGAGATCACTGGCAAGAAGGCTTCTAAGATGATCCGTAAGGAAGGTCTCGTACCCTGCAACCTGTATGGTGAGAAGAAAGGTGAGAACGGTCAGCCCGAGGCAATGTCGTTCACCGCTACTTTCGCAGAGCTGCGTAAGGCTGTTTACACTCCACACGTATTCGTTGTTAACCTGAACATCGATGGTAAGGAGCACAAGGCTATCATCAAGGAACTTCAGTTCCACCCCACAACAGATGCTCTGCTTCACGCTGACTTCTACGAGGTAAATGAGACAAAGGAAATCACCGTTGGTATTCCTGTTAAGCTGAACGGTTTGGCAGAGGGTGTACGTAATGGTGGTAAGCTGAACCTCTCTATCCGTAAAATTGATGTAACTGCCCCTTATAAGCAGATTCCTGAGATCCTGAATGTTGACGTTACCAACCTCGGTCTGGGTAAGGCTATCAAGGTAGGTGAACTGAGCTTCGACGGTCTGAAGCTTGCTACTCCTGCACAGGTTGTAGTATGCTCAGTGAAGGAGACTCGTGCATCAAAGGCTGCTGCCGCTGCTGCTGAGTAA
- the pth gene encoding aminoacyl-tRNA hydrolase, which produces MEKYLIVGLGNVGSEYELTRHNTGFMVLDAFAKASNIVFDDRRYGFVAETSLKGRKVFLLKPSTYMNLSGNAVRYWLNKENIDQKHLLVISDDVALALGAFRLKANGSNGGHNGLGHIQQLIGQDYARLRMGIGNEYPRGGQIDWVLGRYSEEEQKELQPSIDLAVDIIKSFVLAGIDITMNQYNKLGKK; this is translated from the coding sequence ATGGAAAAGTATTTGATTGTTGGCTTGGGCAACGTAGGTTCAGAATACGAATTGACCCGCCACAATACTGGATTTATGGTATTGGACGCTTTTGCAAAGGCGTCCAATATCGTTTTTGACGACCGTCGTTATGGCTTTGTGGCCGAGACATCGCTCAAGGGGCGTAAGGTGTTTCTTTTGAAACCCTCGACCTATATGAATCTAAGTGGTAATGCCGTACGCTATTGGCTTAACAAGGAGAACATAGACCAGAAGCACCTTTTGGTGATTTCTGATGATGTGGCTTTGGCTCTGGGTGCCTTCCGTCTGAAGGCTAATGGCTCTAACGGCGGACACAACGGACTGGGACATATTCAGCAGCTCATAGGTCAGGACTATGCGCGCCTGCGTATGGGTATAGGTAATGAGTATCCGCGTGGCGGTCAGATTGACTGGGTATTAGGTCGTTATAGCGAGGAAGAGCAGAAGGAATTGCAGCCCTCAATAGATTTGGCTGTGGATATCATCAAAAGTTTTGTACTCGCTGGTATTGATATAACGATGAACCAATATAACAAGTTGGGTAAGAAATGA
- a CDS encoding RNA-binding S4 domain-containing protein produces MNEARIDKWLWAARIFKTRSIASDACKNGRVAVNGVNVKPARMVKVGDTISVRKPPVTYSFKILKTIEQRVGAKLLPEIYENVTPQDQYELLEMNRISGFVDRARGTGRPTKKDRRQMDAFVTPSLEGFTGFDFDSWDDDEEDDDI; encoded by the coding sequence ATGAATGAGGCTCGTATAGACAAATGGCTGTGGGCAGCACGTATCTTCAAAACACGCTCTATTGCTTCGGATGCCTGTAAGAACGGACGCGTAGCAGTAAACGGTGTAAACGTGAAACCTGCACGCATGGTGAAGGTAGGTGACACTATTAGTGTGCGCAAACCACCTGTGACTTATTCGTTTAAGATTCTGAAAACGATAGAGCAGCGCGTTGGCGCAAAGTTGCTGCCAGAGATCTACGAGAACGTAACGCCTCAAGACCAGTATGAGCTACTGGAGATGAACCGTATCAGCGGTTTTGTTGACAGAGCTCGCGGCACAGGTCGTCCCACCAAGAAAGACCGCCGACAGATGGATGCTTTCGTAACTCCTTCGTTGGAAGGTTTTACAGGCTTCGATTTCGACAGCTGGGACGATGATGAAGAAGATGACGATATTTAA